The Kaistella daneshvariae genomic sequence ACAACCACTTCAATGCGGGATTATCTTGCACCGGAAAAATCAACTAGAAATGTTTTCGAAGATCCAAAAGTAGAAGCTCCGGCTTATAATGGAGTACAGGTTTCTGTAGGTGGCGATTTTGCATTACAGTTTCAGGCTTTAGATCATTCTACTGAAGCAGCGTCATTAGGTTTGAAAACCGGAACCACAACCCCAAATACTTTAAGAGTAATGGGTTCCGATTTCAACTTACCAACTGCTAACTTAGATGTTAACGCGTACCTTGCGAAAGGTGTGAAAATGCACTTAAGAACTTATCTTTCTGCACGTAGGCACAACGAAGCGTGGGTGAAAGGTGGTTACATTCAGGTTGATAACTTAGATTTCATCCAGGAAGGTTTTGCCTCAGGAATTATGCAACATGCCCGCGTAAAAGTTGGTATGGATGAGATTAACTACGGTGACGCGCATTTCAGAAGAAGTGATAATGCTGAAACCATCAACAACCCATTTGTAGGAAACTATATTATGGACAGTTTTACAACCGAAGCTTTTGGTGAAGCCTATGTGTTCTACAACAATTTCATCGCTATGGCCGGTCTTTCTAACGGTAAACTGAACCAGACAGCAGTAAAAGGTACAAGCGACAATGCGCCTTCAATCTATGCGAAAGTCGGGTATGACAAACAAATCAGTCCTGAGCTTAGAGTAAGATTAACAGGATCTGTATTGCAAACGAACGGTATGTCTACCGGTGGATATTTATATGGTGCTGATAGAGGAGGTTCTAGATACTATTACACGCTCCTAACCGAGAATGATTTGGTTGGTCAAGACAACCCTACAACAGGTAGATTCAATCCTGGTTTCAAGAAAAACAAAGCCATTCAGATCAACCCGTTCATCAAATATCAGGGATTGGAATTCTTCGGAATGTACGAACGTGTAACAGGTCTGAAAAGTGCCACAGCACCAAGCAGAGGAAATTACACCCAACTTGCAGCAGAATTGCTTTACAGATTTGGTGGTAACGAACAATTCTATTTCGGTGGCCGTTACAACACGGTAAGCGGAAAAGATAATGACTCAGCAGCTGAAAGAAAAATCGACAGATACAACCTTGGTGGTGGTTGGTTTATGACCAAAAATATACTAGCAAAAGTAGAGTATGTTAACCAACAATACAACAACAGTACAGTGTGGGGAGCAACAAGCGCATTACAAGGTGGTAAATTCAACGGCGTAATGTTCGAAGCGACCATTGGTTTCTAATTTTAATTTTTCAGAAAAAAGGGTTGTTTTGCAGCCCTTTTTTCTAAATTTCCGGTCATGAAAACGCAAATCTTTATCCTTCTCTTTATCTCCGCACTTTTTTCCGCACAGAAAAACGTACTGGAAATCAACGGATGGACTAATATCAATACTTTCAAATGCGTTGAAAATCACTTCAAAGGTTCTGCAAACGTGTATTCTTTTACAGGCGCGCAACTTCCGAATATCGCTTTTAAAATCACCAATTTCGATTGCGGAAACAAAATGATGACCGGCGATTTTCAAAAAACTTTGAAAGCTGACAAATTTCCGGAATTAACAATTAAATTTTTACAGTTTAAAAAAACATCTTCTGACACCTTTCAAGCAGTTGTAGAAGTGAAAATGATGACCGTTTCCCGAAAATATCCGATTGAATTCACTTATTTTCAAAACAGTTTAATGGGAAACAAAAGGTTGAAATTCTCCGACTTCCAAATCGTGCCACCGAAAAAAATGGGTGGAATGGTTTACGTGAAAGATGAATTAGATCTGGTGTTCAGTTTAAAAACGAACGATTAAATAGTTTTTTCATAGTATCAGTTTAATGTGGGCTTCCTTTCGGGGAAGCTTTTTTTTTGAGAGTCCGAACCAGAAGAATTTAAAAAAAAACCTATTTATAGTGCTGAAAAATTCCGAAATCGGTCGCGGTCCAAAGTGCAGCTTTTTGTCCGGCACTTTTCAGCGCATTATTTGTCCAGGTGTTGCAGGTATTTAAAAAGCTGTAACTTCCTTTTGCGTCATAAAAGGCGTCGTCTTTACCATACACTGCATCAGTTTTAATTAAAATTGGTTTGCCGTTTTCGTCTCGGTCAAATTTTTTCTGAATGAAATTGATGAGTGCTGCGTATTGTTTTTCACTCAGCATAATTCGTTTACAATCTTGCGATTCCTTCATTTCTTTGTAAAAAGTGCAATGCATCGCAGATTCACTAAGCCAAAATGTAGCCTCAAAAGCAGTAGAAAATTTCAAATCTGCCCATGTGGGCGTGTCGAGATAAAATCCCTTGTCGCCCCAACCTATTGATAGATATTTATAATCTGTGCTTTTAGAGGTTGTATTTTTAAAAAGAATGTCATCGCTCCAGTTTATCTGCTTAGATCTTATAGGAACTACAATGTCAGTGTGTACACCATTGGTTAAAATAAAAGTTTCCACCGTTTTAGGTTCCGAAATGTTTTGCGCTGGAATTTCAAAATAGGGAAGCGTAAATACGACAAGCATGTAAACCGCGATTATTGCGATTAAGGCCCAAATACTTTTTAAAACTACAAGAATAATTTTCTTCATTCTCAAATGTAGTTGTTTTAACGCTAAAAAGAATTTAAAAAAATTGCTGCTTTAACGGCAAAAAAAAGAAATTTTATTAAAGCTTAAGATTTGCTTTAAAGTCAACAACGTCGCTGTCTTGGGTAATGAAATCGATGTTTCTTTTCAAACCGGAAAATTTTGCCCTTTTAACGGGAGATTTTTTAAAGATTTCCGAAAACAAATCCTGTGACAGTTCCTGCCACTGCGATTTTTTTAAAGTCTGTAAAAGCGGATTTGGTTTAAATTTTTCCTGCTGATGAGGTTTTGAAAA encodes the following:
- a CDS encoding YceI family protein; this encodes MKTQIFILLFISALFSAQKNVLEINGWTNINTFKCVENHFKGSANVYSFTGAQLPNIAFKITNFDCGNKMMTGDFQKTLKADKFPELTIKFLQFKKTSSDTFQAVVEVKMMTVSRKYPIEFTYFQNSLMGNKRLKFSDFQIVPPKKMGGMVYVKDELDLVFSLKTND
- a CDS encoding TIGR02117 family protein, yielding MKKIILVVLKSIWALIAIIAVYMLVVFTLPYFEIPAQNISEPKTVETFILTNGVHTDIVVPIRSKQINWSDDILFKNTTSKSTDYKYLSIGWGDKGFYLDTPTWADLKFSTAFEATFWLSESAMHCTFYKEMKESQDCKRIMLSEKQYAALINFIQKKFDRDENGKPILIKTDAVYGKDDAFYDAKGSYSFLNTCNTWTNNALKSAGQKAALWTATDFGIFQHYK